From Camelina sativa cultivar DH55 chromosome 7, Cs, whole genome shotgun sequence, one genomic window encodes:
- the LOC104703370 gene encoding ribonuclease 3-like protein 1 isoform X2, with amino-acid sequence MEDRVTKQRIGKINPSRRRSFISLKDIPPLDPSSIPAPSSSLPRARMMVQDDNAGMQSFDQKSELKKLIDVNEEEVKEEKNAFSSFSNIQIDPNSTRRSLISITQEKNLLLPKPEAEDTKPKSKDESKRGSAKSVLHEICASKRWRPPVYECCKVDGPCHMRLFTYKVVVEIRDSSGNTVLECFGDPKRNKKAAAEHAAEGALWYLHHASQNQTKPDQ; translated from the exons ATGGAGGATCGGGTAACGAAACAGAGGATTGGCAAAATAAACccatcaagaagaagatctttCATCAGTCTCAAAGATATTCCTCCTCTCGATCCATCTTCTATCCCCGCCCCCTCCTCCTCTCTG CCAAGAGCAAGGATGATGGTGCAAGATGATAATGCTGGAATGCAGAGTTTCGATCAGAAGAGTGAGTTAAAGAAGCTTATAGATGTGAATGAGGAAGaggttaaagaagaaaaaaatgccttttcttccttctctaacATTCAGATTGATCCTAACAGCACAAGAAGAAGTCTCATAAGCATTACACAAGAgaagaaccttcttcttcctaaaCCAGAAGCAGAAGACACCAAACCGAAATCTAAAG ATGAATCTAAGAGAGGGTCAGCGAAATCGGTATTACACGAAATATGTGCTTCCAAGCGTTGGAGACCTCCGGTTTATGAATGCTGCAAAGTTGATGGACCTTGCCATATGAGATT atttacATACAAAGTTGTGGTTGAGATTAGAGATTCTTCAGGGAATACTGTTTTGGAATGTTTTGGGGATCCCAAACGTAATAAGAAAGCTGCAGCTGAGCATGCAGCGGAAGGAGCGCTTTGGTATCTTCACCATGCAAGCCAAAACCAGACAAAGCCGGATCAGTAA
- the LOC104703370 gene encoding ribonuclease 3-like protein 1 isoform X3, which yields MEDRVTKQRIGKINPSRRRSFISLKDIPPLDPSSIPAPSSSLKPRARMMVQDDNAGMQSFDQKSELKKLIDVNEEEVKEEKNAFSSFSNIQIDPNSTRRSLISITQEKNLLLPKPEAEDTKPKSKDESKRGSAKSVLHEICASKRWRPPVYECCKVDGPCHMRLEYCFGMFWGSQT from the exons ATGGAGGATCGGGTAACGAAACAGAGGATTGGCAAAATAAACccatcaagaagaagatctttCATCAGTCTCAAAGATATTCCTCCTCTCGATCCATCTTCTATCCCCGCCCCCTCCTCCTCTCTG AAGCCAAGAGCAAGGATGATGGTGCAAGATGATAATGCTGGAATGCAGAGTTTCGATCAGAAGAGTGAGTTAAAGAAGCTTATAGATGTGAATGAGGAAGaggttaaagaagaaaaaaatgccttttcttccttctctaacATTCAGATTGATCCTAACAGCACAAGAAGAAGTCTCATAAGCATTACACAAGAgaagaaccttcttcttcctaaaCCAGAAGCAGAAGACACCAAACCGAAATCTAAAG ATGAATCTAAGAGAGGGTCAGCGAAATCGGTATTACACGAAATATGTGCTTCCAAGCGTTGGAGACCTCCGGTTTATGAATGCTGCAAAGTTGATGGACCTTGCCATATGAGATT GGAATACTGTTTTGGAATGTTTTGGGGATCCCAAACGTAA
- the LOC104703370 gene encoding ribonuclease 3-like protein 1 isoform X1: MEDRVTKQRIGKINPSRRRSFISLKDIPPLDPSSIPAPSSSLKPRARMMVQDDNAGMQSFDQKSELKKLIDVNEEEVKEEKNAFSSFSNIQIDPNSTRRSLISITQEKNLLLPKPEAEDTKPKSKDESKRGSAKSVLHEICASKRWRPPVYECCKVDGPCHMRLFTYKVVVEIRDSSGNTVLECFGDPKRNKKAAAEHAAEGALWYLHHASQNQTKPDQ, from the exons ATGGAGGATCGGGTAACGAAACAGAGGATTGGCAAAATAAACccatcaagaagaagatctttCATCAGTCTCAAAGATATTCCTCCTCTCGATCCATCTTCTATCCCCGCCCCCTCCTCCTCTCTG AAGCCAAGAGCAAGGATGATGGTGCAAGATGATAATGCTGGAATGCAGAGTTTCGATCAGAAGAGTGAGTTAAAGAAGCTTATAGATGTGAATGAGGAAGaggttaaagaagaaaaaaatgccttttcttccttctctaacATTCAGATTGATCCTAACAGCACAAGAAGAAGTCTCATAAGCATTACACAAGAgaagaaccttcttcttcctaaaCCAGAAGCAGAAGACACCAAACCGAAATCTAAAG ATGAATCTAAGAGAGGGTCAGCGAAATCGGTATTACACGAAATATGTGCTTCCAAGCGTTGGAGACCTCCGGTTTATGAATGCTGCAAAGTTGATGGACCTTGCCATATGAGATT atttacATACAAAGTTGTGGTTGAGATTAGAGATTCTTCAGGGAATACTGTTTTGGAATGTTTTGGGGATCCCAAACGTAATAAGAAAGCTGCAGCTGAGCATGCAGCGGAAGGAGCGCTTTGGTATCTTCACCATGCAAGCCAAAACCAGACAAAGCCGGATCAGTAA